A stretch of Lepisosteus oculatus isolate fLepOcu1 chromosome 11, fLepOcu1.hap2, whole genome shotgun sequence DNA encodes these proteins:
- the LOC102686205 gene encoding probable methyltransferase-like protein 24 isoform X1 — MRPGRRLYCALMRTCLVIVPLLLLLQIFIAILVPGNRRFSEDTVAFTIISIENTHEERKPGGADSGSLQQKNVYPRGAKSWRTDFSESEPGVQTNYSPHIYEDENELMTRQGGARRQVELQPWAAGQPSFTAEVERLLMFITTPQVYCARELLPGKAQAVKAPADSWVVCLEGWFLPMTGLQSCVAYSFSMDQKDEEFVSSMASLGCEVHQFDPGRKSRQTQERVQHHQMWLDWRNPRTGHRKATPRKLSAIMQMLGHRMVEIVQADLESAEWRIVESWVLDGTLTQIQQLVLTVHLQWAGFEVGGSDAEVVRFWYSLMKELHTSGYRLLHSARGPGQAILHHALPNASSSYMLSWVNTRWSY; from the exons ATGCGACCCGGCAGGAGGCTATACTGCGCGCTCATGCGCACTTGTCTGGTAATAGTTCCATTACTTTTATTGCTGCAGATATTTATTGCGATCTTAGTGCCGGGTAATCGCCGTTTCTCAGAGGACACGGTCGCTTTCACGATTATCAGTATTGAAAATACCCATGAAGAAAGAAAGCCAGGCGGAGCTGACTCAGGAAGTCTCCAGCAGAAGAACGTCTATCCCCGGGGAGCGAAAAGCTGGAGAACTGATTTTTCGGAAAGTGAACCAGGGGTACAGACAAACTACAGCCCGCATATATACGAGGATGAGAATGAGTTGATGACCCGACAG GGGGGCGCCAGGAGGCAGGTGGAGCTGCAGCCCTGGGCTGCTGGGCAGCCCTCTTTTACAGCAGAGGTGGAGCGCCTCCTGATGTTCATCACCACACCACAG GTGTACTGTGCCCGGGAACTGCTTCCAGGCAAGGCCCAGGCTGTGAAGGCCCCAGCAGACTCCTGGGTTGTCTGCCTGGAGGGCTGGTTCCTGCCAATGACAGGATTGCAGTCTTGTGTGGCTTACTCCTTTAG CATGGACCAGAAGGATGAGGAGTTTGTGTCCAGCATGGCATCACTGGGCTGTGAGGTCCATCAGTTTGATCCAGGCAGAAAGTCCCGACAGACCCAGGAACGAGTACAGCACCACCAGATGTGGTTAGACTGGCGCAATCCCAGGACGGGGCACAGAAAGGCCACACCCAGGAAACTCAGTGCCATCATGCAGATGCTGGGCCACAGAATG GTGGAGATTGTCCAAGCGGACCTGGAGAGCGCCGAGTGGAGGATTGTGGAGAGCTGGGTTCTGGATGGCACCCTCACGCAGATCCAGCAGCTGGTTCTGACAGTGCACTTACAGTGGGCCGGGTTTGAGGTGGGGGGCAGCGACGCAGAGGTTGTGCGGTTCTGGTACAGCCTGATGAAGGAGCTGCACACAAGCGGGTATCGCCTGCTGCACAGTGCCAGGGGGCCTGGCCAGGCCATACTGCACCATGCGCTGCCCAATGCCAGCAGCAGCTACATGCTGAGCTGGGTCAACACGAGGTGGAGCTATTAA
- the LOC102686205 gene encoding probable methyltransferase-like protein 24 isoform X2: MRPGRRLYCALMRTCLGGARRQVELQPWAAGQPSFTAEVERLLMFITTPQVYCARELLPGKAQAVKAPADSWVVCLEGWFLPMTGLQSCVAYSFSMDQKDEEFVSSMASLGCEVHQFDPGRKSRQTQERVQHHQMWLDWRNPRTGHRKATPRKLSAIMQMLGHRMVEIVQADLESAEWRIVESWVLDGTLTQIQQLVLTVHLQWAGFEVGGSDAEVVRFWYSLMKELHTSGYRLLHSARGPGQAILHHALPNASSSYMLSWVNTRWSY, encoded by the exons ATGCGACCCGGCAGGAGGCTATACTGCGCGCTCATGCGCACTTGTCTG GGGGGCGCCAGGAGGCAGGTGGAGCTGCAGCCCTGGGCTGCTGGGCAGCCCTCTTTTACAGCAGAGGTGGAGCGCCTCCTGATGTTCATCACCACACCACAG GTGTACTGTGCCCGGGAACTGCTTCCAGGCAAGGCCCAGGCTGTGAAGGCCCCAGCAGACTCCTGGGTTGTCTGCCTGGAGGGCTGGTTCCTGCCAATGACAGGATTGCAGTCTTGTGTGGCTTACTCCTTTAG CATGGACCAGAAGGATGAGGAGTTTGTGTCCAGCATGGCATCACTGGGCTGTGAGGTCCATCAGTTTGATCCAGGCAGAAAGTCCCGACAGACCCAGGAACGAGTACAGCACCACCAGATGTGGTTAGACTGGCGCAATCCCAGGACGGGGCACAGAAAGGCCACACCCAGGAAACTCAGTGCCATCATGCAGATGCTGGGCCACAGAATG GTGGAGATTGTCCAAGCGGACCTGGAGAGCGCCGAGTGGAGGATTGTGGAGAGCTGGGTTCTGGATGGCACCCTCACGCAGATCCAGCAGCTGGTTCTGACAGTGCACTTACAGTGGGCCGGGTTTGAGGTGGGGGGCAGCGACGCAGAGGTTGTGCGGTTCTGGTACAGCCTGATGAAGGAGCTGCACACAAGCGGGTATCGCCTGCTGCACAGTGCCAGGGGGCCTGGCCAGGCCATACTGCACCATGCGCTGCCCAATGCCAGCAGCAGCTACATGCTGAGCTGGGTCAACACGAGGTGGAGCTATTAA
- the wasf2 gene encoding actin-binding protein WASF2, whose product MPLVTRNIEPRHLCRQSLPNTIKSELECVTNITLSNIIRQLGSLSKYAEDVFGELFQQASTFAVRVNTLGERIDRLQVKVTQLDPKEEEVSLQAITTRKAFRSNLTQDQQLFIRDSLPLPLQETYRVCSKPPPLNNLSMYREDGKEALKFYTDPSYFFDLWKEKMLQDTKDIMKEKRKHRKEKKDNPNRGNLNPRKIKTRKEEWERMKMGEEFVTPKSDAADSNEMLNGSISSGDGMGTSAESYLDQSQNSYSGVFDPGSPPPPPAIDELPPPPPDMYNDVQRGGTQKRSSMLSPTHPPPAPPMGSSPPGTRPCFSPPPAPPPPPPSGMGIPPPPAGFDAPPSPPPPPSGPAGFPAPPCMPPPPPSMDPASVVPVSQPPGGPPPPPPPPPPPGPPPPGPPAPPPPSSAAPVATSAPKPQAPVSDARSDLLQAIRQGFNLRKVEEQREQEKRDHMGNDVAAILSRRIAVECSDSEDDSSEFGEEDWSD is encoded by the exons ATGCCTCTGGTCACCAGGAACATCGAGCCGCGGCACCTCTGTCGCCAGAGCCTGCCCAACACAATCAAGAGCGAGCTTGAGTGCGTCACCAACATCACCCTGTCCAACATCATCCGCCAGCTGGGCAGCCTCA GTAAATATGCAGAAGATGTGTTCGGAGAGCTGTTTCAGCAGGCCAGCACTTTCGCGGTGCGCGTCAACACACTGGGAGAAAGGATCGACCGGCTGCAGGTCAAAGTCACACAGCTAGACCCCAAAGAGGAAGAAG TGTCCTTGCAAGCCATCACAACCAGGAAGGCCTTCAGGAGCAACCTTACCCAAGACCAGCAACTCTTCATTAGGGACTCCCTACCCTTGCCTTTGCAGGAGACGTACAGGGTCTGCAGCAAACCTCCTCCGCTTAACAATCTCAGCATGTACAG GGAGGATGGGAAGGAGGCCCTCAAGTTTTACACTGACCCCTCGTACTTCTTTGacctgtggaaggagaagatGCTTCAGGACACCAAGGATATCATGAAGGAGAAGCGCAAACACAGG AAAGAAAAGAAGGACAACCCCAACCGAGGAAACCTGAACCCCCGCAAGATCAAGACCCGCAAAGAGGAGTGGGAAAGGATGAAGATGGGAGAGGAGTTTGTGACACCCAAGAGCGACGCTGC AGATTCCAATGAGATGCTAAATGGAAGCATCAGCTCCGGGGATGGGATGGGAACGTCGGCGGAAAGCTATCTGGATCAGAGCCAGAACTCCTACTCTGGGGTGTTTGACCCCGGCTCTCCACCTCCACCCCCGGCCATCGATGAACTGCCCCCACCTCCTCCTGACAT GTACAATGATGTCCAGAGAGGAGGGACCCAGAAGCGCTCTAGCATGCTCAGTCCTACCCACCCCCCACCTGCGCCCCCTATGGGCTCCTCTCCTCCAGGCACTAGACCCTGCTTTTCCCCTCCCCCTGCacccccacctcctcctccctctggcATGGGCATTCCACCCCCTCCCGCTGGATTCGACGCCCCGCCCTCGCCCCCACCGCCTCCCAGTGGCCCTGCTGGCTTCCCTGCACCACCCTGCatgccccctccccctccctccaTGGATCCTGCCTCAGTCGTGCCAGTCTCTCAGCCTCCCGGTGGACCCCCTCCTCCgcctcccccccctcctccccctggaCCCCCACCGCCGGGGCCCCCTGCACCTCCTCCGCCTTCCAGTGCAGCTCCTGTGGCTACCAGCGCCCCCAAACCACAGGCCCCGGTTAGCGATGCACGCAGCGACCTGCTGCAGGCCATCCGGCAAG GTTTCAACCTGCGCAAAGTGGAGGAGCAGCGCGAGCAGGAGAAGAGAGATCACATGGGCAACGATGTGGCCGCCATTCTGTCGCGCCGCATCGCAGTGGAGTGCAGCGACTCCGAGGATGACTCCTCCGAGTTCGGCGAAGAAGATTGGTCTGACTAA